The DNA window ATTGCACTGTTATTTATAAGCACTGCTTAATTAAATGTTGGTACATACAATTTCGATTCCTAcctagtaaaagaaaaagaaacactAGCTGTATTAATGTACTTCAATATGATTAGTCCACACTTTACTTCActaacataaataaaacatcaaacaatATGATGCATTTTAGCGCACTGTGGTGGGACGCTAGGATTTTATTTCACCGTAAACAGAGCAATATTAATGTAACCATGCACATGtaattaataatacaaaatactagtacattatataaacacaacacaaCTATGCTTCCCTCGACGCCCAGGAAAAACCATAGAtacaaatttcacaatattttgtgTAGAAAAACAATGGAAACCTGTATCCGCAGCATTAAATTTGCGaggtaaacaaaaatgaatggCGGATTCATTCTCACAAACctaatttattattaaacattaaactttaaaataaacttgACTTGCTCGGTTAGAGCGTGCGCTAGAAACTGACCACCAGAACTTTCAGAAAACTACTCAAACACGTCATTTTCGACTCTTATTTCATTGGCTATCACTAAGTATACAAATGCTAATAACTATACGAAACGTAACTTCCGTTTATTCATAACTCAGCCCCTCGAATTTTCATtctattattatgaaaaattcCGAGAATGAGCATACAATGTAATCAAATGGGTAATTCTATTTAAATCGTTTTAAATCCTTTTTACGTCATAGAAAGAAACCGGTAAACATTTACTACGTTATTGCTTTACTGGAATTGAAAAACGATTGGAAACCGATGTTTTCTAAATTATCACATATCGTTCggtataataaacaatttacTGCATGAACGTttgggaaatatgaagatttattcacccagaaaaatcatatttccttcGGGTGTTgccctcgggaaatatgattttctaaGGGggataaatcttcatatttcccacacaatcatgcaataaaatatactgaattaaaagtaaaattctaTTGATGCTATTATCATATTGATGACCTACATGTAGTTTATGTCATGGCAATGTTATGACATTAATGGTATAATAAAtagtacatgcatgcatgtttaATGAATACTTCTTAGACAGTAAGCGCAATAAATCATAATCTTGGTtgatttaaacatttgaaaacacaaaccggtaaatatgaattcattttattgattatttggCAACGCATCCTTTCATCTTCGTAACACAAGCTCCTGACGTTATGTTTTTCtcatgataataataaataccctATATCTAATATACTAATACATTATTAGATATAGGTTATGAGAAAGATATATAACGTCAGATGCCTGTGTTTCTTGCTATTGAATTATATAACATCATATTATTAATGTCAAAATCAGACGTCCAACACGGGCATATGTGTGGAAATGAAATCAATTGGAAAATTAACAGCCACCATCagtaaaactgtaaaaataaaatttgaagattttcAGCTCAAAATATGAGCGTAAGGGGGTACAGAAGGTATAAAGATGGCAAGAACAGGAAACCTACggacaaaatttaaaacttcGAAAACCGATTTATAACACTTTGAAACAAGACCGCGTATTGTATGATTGGTAGAACCTTAAACTGATTCTCTCCTACTCTATACACAGGGGATTGCGGGGAAGTGTAGCGGACACACTTGCGGGGAAAACGATCTTTGCATCGAGAAAGACACGGGCTATCAATGTATTCCGGTGTATGGAGGTAGGTGTAGACTCTGATGTTACTGTAGAACAACGttcattatttatgtttttaaacaagattgAAAGAGCTTGATGTTGAACATACTTTGTTGTCAGTGTGTAATAAATTAAAACGAGCCTTGGGCAGAAGTAGAAATGCTCAGCAGAAAACAGACCCAGTCTGCCAAGCGAAATTGCACATTAACCCAGAATGTTACGTTTTATATAAAACGATGGGCAAGGAAactgggaaaaaaatgaaaacaccaACACATGTAAGAATTTTTCCTTTAGGATGTACTTTAGTATACTTAGTATATCGATATTTAGCGCCCAATAGTGCAATAAATACTATAGTACTTGAATCATATGGATACAAATGGTGTATATAGTACCGTACAAATTgcaattactttgataaatgcatttcaaaatcatcAACAGGTCTAATTTCAACGAAATATGAgatttcataaatttttgatatatttttaagtaTTCAGTTAATATGCAAAAATATGTCTTggctattttgatttttttttaatttttcatgagAACAACACTGcatattaaaatcaattatgctatcgcatagccccctaactccgttACTACCccaactccgtcactttcgggaaactcctcgccgtttaAAATCAAGTGCggttatgacgtcattttttgaaTGTCAAAaaacttcaatcaaatgtcaacaatttacaacggttaaatttaagaatgtgttcaaaaataacaaaattacaccttgttcattttatgcaacaaTAATTGCGTGAAATCAGCTAACACTTTTTCATGGGTGCactaaaataacgatatttctgATATGCGGGCCCATTCGATGATTTACGGTGTTCAGTCATTTtaagagaggtcaagatgaaacatttcacatgtaatttattttttattaaggttattaatacatttttttcagtccgcaatagcATTCATGCACTACACTTGATaataacgtcaaatcgctcaaGCCGTAATTTTTGTCTTATACAGGGTTACAGATATATACGGTCTGTCGGTATTTAGAATATgcaacatttattaaaaatgtaataaataaataatgtaatcatcaatatattcattattgatatgatatttttgaaatatgtaaggacagaaatcaaacggcttccatacattctgaaaaggtcATTGTGATTGAAGGACCCATTTTTtaattctggcgatcatttcactttgatgaaattaaatacaattttaattgtatacaccgattttacttattttaactTGGCCTATATACAAGTTgagtttaaactaaattgttaatgtgtcttcatatTCCCTGGCGTATCATAGATCATGtaggtgacggagttaggttcataaacTATGATAGCAggtgtgataaacgtcgtattcagagggcttaattgaataataatgaaaatatttttgttaataattttattaatattatatatatatatatataaaacttttaaattaacttttGGATATGAAAAGTACTTGAGTATTTTACTATCGAAACTTCGAAAAATACTTGTTATAAATTTCGAACGTAAAAAAATCACCGACTTCCTGTAGAAACTAAAAGGAATTCATCTTAATGAAAGATGTTGTACATTTTGTAATAACAATCAAATAGCCGATGAAATGCACTTTATATTAGAATATAATTCTCTTTCATGAATTATTTTTCTCTAATTGTGCCGTCACGTTGACGGTTTgagtgaaataaattgaaatgaatagaattgtattgaattgaattgaattgaatattgaataatttatctTTTTCAGGCGAGCGTTGTTCTGGGCCGCCTAGTGTGACCAATGCCGTCGTGAACTTTGCTGACCCCGATTCCTACCCCTGGGGCACGGGGGACACCGTGCACTTCAACTGTAGTGCGCCCCCGGCCGAGCCGCCGGTGATGACGTGCATGGACATTGGGGTGTGGAGCTACTCATTTTCGTGTTAAGCGGCGCCATAATTGTGCGAATTTCGAATACCGTTCGGCAATTGAATTAGAAACATTGTTATATTATGAGTTTGAACGTGTTTCCATGAaccatattttgaaaaataatccaGTAACAAAGTTGTATTAAGACTTCAACTGCAGGGCTTTGAAAAAAACTAgacatctttatatttattctatATGTAGAAAGATAAACAAACGCTGCACAGCTTAAATATTGAACTTCATATACACACCATTGAATATAATCCGGTACTCAAAAATACTTTTCTGACatgaaattgaataaaatcGATAAACCAGCGATAACTACATATatgtaattgtgaaaatatgaaataatggGCACACATAGAGAGCGTTTTTgttcaggtaaaaaaaaacaacaaggaAAGTCTATTGTAACAACTCAGACTtcgaaaacattttgaaaagtattCTCATGATGCAGCGAACAATAGACTTCCTGGACATCTATAGCTAGGATGCTATATATTGTTAATGAGTAAATGGGTTATTGATGAAGTCTAGTTTCGGTTTAATGATttcaaagaagaaaaattataaatttatggtGAGGGTTTGAAAAACCCCACTTGACTATACTGATCGATAAAAGCTATTCATAAAAAAAGCCTTTCATTTAgtatttaaccccccccccccaaaaaaaaaaaaccaaacaaaaaacaacaacacgaGTCCCTGCATGTGATTGATTCTGCGTAAGTGTTGATAAGGTTATCAACCTGAAAAGGTTATCTTTATATTGTAAagttatttgttaatttttaacaggGTACATGTATGTGCCGTATTTTCCAAAGtacctagaaaaaaaaattgccttaAAACAAAGTATACTTTGGATTACTTTGTCCTGCATTGTCAACTCTAACGTTTTAAAGCActtatttgattacaaattatGGAAAAAAACCAGTAGAATGTTTTTTCCCCctattttaacccccccccccctcaaaaaacccaaacaactAAACTATACCCAAAATCACCCTGAAATGATCAGTGCCAGTGTGCAGAGATAGCTCCTATATtggggctgcgttcaagatggTAGCTGCTACGTAGATATGcgtagcctaaatattttatgctaggcatcaaattcaagatggaCACCTTAGTTACCACTTTGTAACAACATGACATCTATTTACTTGGTGATGTTTTGTTCATCCTATtagttataatgaattttaacatgtatatttccgcTAGAAATTAACAAATCATGTCAATGTAATTAGTCTTTagtttaatatttcaaacttcAAATCTGAGACCTAGCGGCTAACCTAGCGGTCCGTTCAATAGACCAGATATCTATGACCTAGCGACTAGGCTagctgctacgatcttgaaTGCAGCCTAGATGCGTTGACTAAATATTTGATACCATTAcctaaataacattttttgtatatgCACAAAAGCATTTCGGCAGTAAGCAGCTGGCGGTAAGCATGAAGCAGTTGGCAGTAAGCAGTCTGCATGTGGCAGTCAGCAGTTGGCAGCCGACAGCTGGCTGTCGTATATCGAATCCCATAATAATTAAGCCGTGTTCTTAGAAACctttataaataattaacaatatACATGCATTACTTGAAGTGTAAAATTACAAAGGTTTGGGTAAAAagtcaataaacaaaataaaaggcATGCCATTAACTTTGTGTCACGTTTTCTTATAGACATTTGTCATAAGTTTGAACATCTGAGGAACCAGGAAACTCTCCCATGGATAATTCAGGGTAACCGTGGAGCAAAGCGAGTATCATTGAATCTTTGATACTGTGGATATCTTTTGACGACAATAACGATAATGTCTCATTACGTAAAGACTACCAAAACTTAAGTGAAAAGAATAAGAACCAAATAGCAAGCAATATCAAAAACTTTTAGAAAACCCTCctaatatatgaataaatatttttttcaaattcctcTCCTATAAACCGTTATGAAAAGCAGGAGCAGATCCAGGATTTGGAGATAAAGAGGGTGCAAGTTGTATGCATGGGGTCTGTGGGCTGCTTTGAAGTCCCAAGTGGGTCCAGGATAAATCCCTGGTTTGGGTCCAGGGGCGAGGGGAAGGCTTCCAGACTCTAGAGATTTTTTTACTGTTAAAATGAAGTCTTTAAAGTCAGACTTTCGTTATATTTCTTCTCATTTCCGCCACTGGAAAGGTCACAAGTTGGAGAATCCCGAAATTGCTCCAATGCATATGGAAATCGAgactaaataatttttcaaattacagGGATAATTAAATTCATGATACTTTAAAGAAAGTATAATGTTATTTCtgtgttattttttgttcttcttttgtttgtttgtgggTGGGTGAAGGCTTTTTGGCTATTGATGATTGTATTGGTAAAATTGTTAGCCACAGTTGACATTGGattcaggtgagcaatgtggcatTTTAGCCTTTTCTTCGAAAACCCAGCAGAATTGAATCCATCACTCGGTATATATGAGAGAAAGTGAgctaacaaaaatatttgttgaaaacaaACTTCCCATAGCATTTTCATTTTCTGATCAGTtgtaatttgtaaaatgaaatataccacatttttctttttcaaacaactttatttttctatatttacaaAGATGCCCTCCCCCCTGTACAGTAGTCTCCCCTATCCAGTCACATTGTGTAATGTTCCCATAATGTCCTCAAGTAACTTGTCTCTGTTTTCCATGGTAACCTGTTGAGAGGAGAAATGACCATGAAAACATATGAGAATCACAgatctttaaacacaacttgATTGCAAGATAGATATCAATTTATTGATGCTTTATGTCATATCCATCATGCTTCTTTctattcttaaaaattaatcaaagaaAAACTGAGaagttttctttgtaaaatgaaataatcaGACAGcctaaaaaattaagaaatgaaatggatttcaagaaaaaatttATCTTGACTGAAATAAATCCATAATAAGAAGGGTTTGCAAATCTGTTAAAATCTACAGTAAACAGCTTATAAATGGTAGAAATTCTCTCTTCATACATAGGAGATATTCTGTTTTAATGTCTTGAACTAGAGATCATATATTACTTTTGCTCTCTTACTGTAAAAACTTGAACTTGTGTATGGTTCCTGATTTCTTCCACAAAAGGTATTGGTCGGCCTTTGGGAACAGGTATTGTAGCAATGATGGTTGATTTTGGATTCTTTAGAACGTCCCTTACCATAGATACAAAAGATTGACTGAAGAGTTCCATTTTCCCTATCTCATCGATGATAAACACTTGAGACTTGGATTCTGTCTAGATGATTCAAACATCAGGtgttactgtggtttcatcaatatctgttgaataccaatttttgtggatttcgtttttaagtttatccatgaaattaaatgttcattgaagtgcaatttctactatCAATTTGTATTGAAAGGATCATTGgtcacgaatttacgtatccttgaacatgtgattttcactttatccacgaaaattgaaaCCCTTGAATATATGAATGAAACCATAGTACTTCATGCGGAACCAAATTAATGGAGGAATAATTATAATAGCAGTAAATTGAAAAACCAAGTAAATAATTCATTGTACTTTATGCAAACTTCTGTATAGATCTAATGGTTGCTTTGATCATAATTATCATGGTGTTTAATGGTTTTTTGTAATCTGGttttaatgtttcaaatatactgATACATTGTACTCTGCAAAATTACAGAGagtagaaaattttaaaagtgaaacagacattaatcatttttttaaacttcacaGTATTGGTAATTACAGAAATTACTTATATCATAAACGCTTCCTAATAAACGTGTATGTATTTCTTACATGATAATGTTATGGTGTGTAGTAGTATTGTCGTCTCTAATTTCTTCTGCTCATAAGCCAGTGATTGGTGTACTTAAACttctttgcattttatttatttattgacatTCACTTACTGTTTactatatgtaaatatgtatttgtatataGTTTATCACATTTTCTATTGACTTCTAATTTTGTTGCTATTAATCTTTTCAAAATCTCTgtaaagaagaaataaagttgaataaaatttaaagatacatgtacgtgtatgcCTAATTAATACCTGTGCATTCTTTGGAATCCTCAGGGTAGGAAGTGCTGTGTTTTCAAAAGAGTTGGGTTGTACTTCATACTTTCCAACCAAATAGCTCCGTTTATTTGAAACAGTCCCACTAGAAAGAATTGCATGCCATTGGATAAAATGTGTTACCATGCTTCATTCTAAACAAAATCTATTTGGTACACAATAAACTATTAGTCAGGTATCATAAAGGTAAGTAAGTATATTATCTTAGTTTTGAAATTGCAGAGGTGGTATATTGCAATTAATAACTTTGTAAATAATCAGTGTTTCCAAAAAggacaaacatatttttataatgtactGTATAATTCATAATACTTGTTTCATTCTTTATTCACTTTAGGCTATACAGCCCATCAGTATTCAtatttatacaattaaaaacCGATGTTGATGCCGGAGGTATTCGataagctccccccgacttcgtctcggtgagctaaaggAACCTGTCACCCTTAATCTAGCAGGTTAACatgttctacatgtatatattcatacatttttgcCTTGGgcagttttgtttatttctgaaATTATAACCACAAGGGAAATTAAAATCTAGTAAATTAAaccaatgttttttattttgtttttttatgagaCACAGAAATTCTTGGTTACACTCACAAAGGAAAACAATTCATTATTTATACGTTGTAGCTTTTGAAAATCTTCAaaggactttaaaaaaatttgcaatttttagcTATAACAAACTTCAAGAAAACCATTCCACAATATTTGGTAATTAAAATAGATTCTGTTCCTGTTGATTTTACTCTGATGTGGGTGAGTTCAATTAAGCATTGCCAACATTAACAAACTGAATTGAAATTTTCCC is part of the Crassostrea angulata isolate pt1a10 chromosome 3, ASM2561291v2, whole genome shotgun sequence genome and encodes:
- the LOC128178740 gene encoding cancer-related nucleoside-triphosphatase-like, with protein sequence MATSASNRGIRHVALTGRPGIGKTTLIKKIHSALSKTGVEVRGFYTEELRESGQRIGFDVVTLDGNRGPLARVQESESGTVSNKRSYLVGKYEVQPNSFENTALPTLRIPKNAQTESKSQVFIIDEIGKMELFSQSFVSMVRDVLKNPKSTIIATIPVPKGRPIPFVEEIRNHTQVQVFTVTMENRDKLLEDIMGTLHNVTG